The following proteins are encoded in a genomic region of Hemibagrus wyckioides isolate EC202008001 linkage group LG29, SWU_Hwy_1.0, whole genome shotgun sequence:
- the LOC131349517 gene encoding uncharacterized protein LOC131349517, giving the protein MSTMKISFVLLLCLAGVVPVTMQNFRHEYFMITTPSTWADAKAYCKSNYLNLATVQTDDDWYRLNAAAESKGLAATGWVGLFVIVTDWYWSNKVIYLMNNTATFWAPGQPDNLGGKEACCAIDSTGSWADYPCTDLKPFICFNAATGAIFQYTILMSWWGGQTYCRIHHTDLARAITSTQNSQLQQVAATQGTSWFGLFRDIWLWSDWATPSLLRWGPGLPNNVDHNDNCAMTTNNQLVDRQCNNLYNFFCHMQYKVKYQVVKLQIQGDESVFDPVVQSAILQQVLQKLTEHGITRETKVTWRVHPDGYVFHKKHISSLISK; this is encoded by the exons ATGTCCACCATGAAGATAAGTTTTGTTCTGCTCCTGTGTCTTGCTG GTGTTGTCCCAGTCACCATGCAAAATTTCCGGCATGAATATTTTATGATAACAACACCTTCGACATGGGCAGATGCAAAGGCGTACTGCAAAAGCAATTATCTTAACCTGGCAACAGTGCAGACAGACGATGACTGGTACAGGTTGAACGCTGCAGCAGAAAGTAAAGGTCTGGCAGCAACTGGCTGGGTTGGACTGTTCGTCATTGTCACTGACTGGTACTGGTCCAATAAAGTGATCTATCTGATGAATAACACTGCAACCTTCTGGGCCCCTGGACAGCCTGATAATTTAGGTGGAAAGGAAGCATGTTGTGCTATAGACTCAACTGGATCCTGGGCAGATTATCCCTGTACAGATTTAAAACCCTTCATATGTTTCAATG CTGCCACAGGAGCGATTTTTCAATACACTATTCTCATGAGCTGGTGGGGAGGTCAGACTTATTGCCGAATACATCACACAGATTTAGCCAGAGCCATCACTAGCACACAAAACAGTCAGTTACAACAAGTTGCGGCAACCCAGGGCACTTCTTGGTTCGGCCTATTTAGGGACATTTGGTTGTGGTCGGATTGGGCCACGCCTTCTCTACTCCGGTGGGGTCCTGGCTTACCAAATAATGTTGATCACAATGACAACTGTGCTATGACAACTAACAACCAGTTAGTGGATCGACAATGCAACAACCTGTACAATTTCTTCTGTCACATGC AGTATAAAGTGAAATATCAAGTAGTAAAACTGCAGATTCAAGGTGACGAGAGTGTGTTTGATCCTGTTGTTCAGTCAGCCATTTTACAGCAG GTCTTGCAGAAACTAACAGAACATGGCATAACAAGGGAGACAAAGGTGACCTGGAGGGTGCACCCAGATGGATACGTCTTTCACAAGAAACATATCAGTAGCCTGATAAGCAAGTGA
- the LOC131349515 gene encoding uncharacterized protein LOC131349515 yields MRYVGGKIAVFTDTTAVFTDTTAVFTDATAVFTDATAVFTDATAVFTDATAVFTDATAVFTDATAVFTDATAVFTDATAVFTDATVVFTIATAVFTDTTAVFTDATAVFTDATAVFTDATAVFTDTTVVFTIATAVFTDATAVFTDATAVLTDATAVFTDATAVLTDATAVFTDATAVLTDATAVLTDATAVFTDATAVFTDATAVFTDATAVFTDATAVFTDATAVFTDTTAVFTDATAVFTDATAVFTDTTVVFTDTTVVFTIATAVFTDATAVFTDTTVVFTDTTVVFTIATAVFTDATAVFTDATAVFTDATAVFTDATAVFTVATAVFTVATAVFTDATAVFTDTTAVFTDTTVVFTIATVVFTDATAVFTDATAVLTDATAVFTDATAVFTVATAVFTVATAVFTDATAVFTDATAVFTDATAVFTDATAVFTDTTAVFPDTAVFVVSGVLSGFVFFSFLCALFHASATLIALPASACVESMQHVRHRPSSFCVGFFTFLNYTTHKKLRIFGFRVKFQDAPKMHYNLYR; encoded by the coding sequence ATGAGGTATGTAGGTGGTAAAATTGCTGTCTTTACCGACACCACTGCTGTCTTTACCGACACCACTGCTGTCTTTACCGACGCCACTGCTGTCTTTACCGACGCCACTGCTGTCTTTACCGACGCCACTGCTGTCTTTACCGACGCCACTGCTGTCTTTACCGACGCCACTGCTGTCTTTACTGACGCCACTGCTGTCTTTACTGACGCCACTGCTGTCTTTACTGATGCCACTGCTGTCTTTACTGACGCCACTGTTGTCTTTACTATTGCCACTGCTGTCTTTACTGACACCACTGCTGTCTTTACTGATGCCACTGCTGTCTTTACTGATGCCACTGCTGTCTTTACTGACGCCACTGCTGTCTTTACTGACACCACTGTTGTCTTTACTATTGCCACTGCTGTCTTTACCGATGCCACTGCTGTCTTTACCGATGCCACTGCTGTCTTAACTGACGCCACTGCTGTCTTTACCGATGCCACTGCTGTCTTAACTGACGCCACTGCTGTCTTTACCGATGCCACTGCTGTCTTAACTGACGCCACTGCTGTCTTAACTGACGCCACTGCTGTCTTTACTGATGCCACTGCTGTCTTTACCGATGCCACTGCTGTCTTTACCGATGCCACTGCTGTCTTTACTGATGCCACTGCTGTCTTTACTGATGCCACTGCTGTCTTTACTGACACCACTGCTGTCTTTACTGACGCCACTGCTGTCTTTACTGACGCCACTGCTGTCTTTACTGACACCACTGTTGTCTTTACTGACACCACTGTTGTCTTTACCATTGCCACTGCTGTCTTTACTGACGCCACTGCTGTCTTTACTGACACCACTGTTGTCTTTACTGACACCACTGTTGTCTTTACCATTGCCACTGCTGTCTTTACTGATGCCACTGCTGTCTTTACCGATGCCACTGCTGTCTTTACTGACGCCACTGCTGTCTTTACTGATGCCACTGCTGTCTTTACTGTTGCCACTGCTGTCTTTACTGTTGCCACTGCTGTCTTTACCGATGCCACTGCTGTCTTTACTGACACCACTGCTGTCTTTACTGACACCACTGTTGTCTTTACTATTGCCACTGTTGTCTTTACTGATGCCACTGCTGTCTTTACCGATGCCACTGCTGTCTTAACTGACGCCACTGCTGTCTTTACTGATGCCACTGCTGTCTTTACTGTTGCCACTGCTGTCTTTACTGTTGCCACTGCTGTCTTTACCGATGCCACTGCTGTCTTTACCGATGCCACTGCTGTCTTTACCGATGCCACTGCTGTCTTTACTGATGCCACTGCTGTTTTTACTGACACCACTGCTGTCTTTCCTGacactgctgtttttgttgtctctggtgttttgtctggttttgttttcttttcttttttatgtgcGCTGTTTCATGCCAGTGCTACCTTGATTGCGCTTCCTGCTTCGGCATGTGTTGAATCGATGCAGCATGTGCGACATCGTCCTTCATCGTTTTGCGTCggattttttacttttttgaattacactactcacaaaaagttaaggatatttggctttcgggtgaaatttcaggatgcacctaaaatgcactataacctttacaggtga